The following are encoded in a window of Candidatus Tiamatella incendiivivens genomic DNA:
- a CDS encoding GIY-YIG nuclease family protein, producing MSDSGGLERYRGVKGLYLLVIGLEEGDYRVGRLYEGKLPDGFYVYIGSAWGSGGLGARLSRHLVRSKKVHWHIDWITSDPRSRVSSVYILPGVKGESDLYNIVSSIGGCIIPGFGSSDDPGSRCHLLYLKTDLDVLEGILSEFYPNYIKILL from the coding sequence TTGAGTGATAGTGGTGGCCTTGAAAGGTATAGAGGGGTAAAGGGGTTATATCTTCTTGTCATTGGATTGGAAGAGGGAGATTACCGGGTAGGGAGGCTTTACGAGGGAAAGCTACCTGATGGATTCTATGTTTATATAGGAAGCGCTTGGGGTTCTGGAGGTCTTGGAGCACGTCTATCCCGGCATTTGGTTAGAAGTAAGAAGGTTCACTGGCATATTGACTGGATAACAAGTGATCCGCGAAGCAGGGTATCCAGTGTTTACATTTTACCAGGAGTTAAGGGGGAATCAGATCTGTATAATATTGTCTCAAGCATAGGTGGATGTATTATACCAGGATTTGGTAGCAGTGATGATCCTGGTTCCCGCTGTCATTTGCTTTACTTGAAAACCGACCTCGACGTCTTGGAGGGTATCTTGAGCGAGTTTTACCCGAATTATATTAAAATTCTTCTATAG
- the panB gene encoding 3-methyl-2-oxobutanoate hydroxymethyltransferase: protein MVPGCRIILSEHKKVTARKISKMKGKDKIVMVTAYDYPSAKAADEAGVDSILVGDSLAMVVHGMKNTHNVPIELMEYHVKAVARAEPSAHVVGDMPFMSYETGTRDAVINAGRLVAAGADSVKLEGGGEYSDVVRAIVRSGIPVMGHIGLTPQKYLALGGYRKMGRKPGEANEILMDAKALVDAGVFSIVIEYTSAEVARKVTQTVPVPTICIGSGPYCDGQVLVFHDLLGFSPYEPPPFAKNYANLYDIVRKGIIQYAKDVRELKFPGPEHYFD from the coding sequence ATGGTACCTGGGTGTAGGATTATTTTGAGCGAGCACAAGAAAGTAACCGCACGTAAAATCAGTAAAATGAAAGGTAAAGATAAAATAGTCATGGTAACCGCTTATGATTATCCTAGTGCCAAGGCTGCTGACGAAGCAGGCGTAGACAGTATCCTCGTAGGTGATAGCCTTGCAATGGTTGTTCACGGTATGAAGAACACTCACAATGTCCCAATAGAACTCATGGAGTATCATGTGAAAGCTGTTGCTCGGGCCGAGCCGTCTGCTCATGTTGTTGGGGATATGCCGTTTATGAGCTATGAAACAGGTACGCGTGATGCGGTTATCAATGCTGGCAGACTAGTAGCTGCAGGTGCTGACAGTGTCAAACTCGAGGGTGGAGGCGAGTATAGTGATGTTGTTAGAGCAATAGTTAGGTCAGGTATACCTGTTATGGGCCATATAGGTCTCACACCGCAGAAATACCTGGCACTAGGTGGGTATAGGAAAATGGGTAGGAAGCCTGGTGAGGCAAACGAGATACTCATGGACGCTAAAGCACTTGTCGATGCAGGTGTTTTCAGTATTGTTATAGAGTATACTAGTGCTGAGGTTGCTAGGAAAGTTACTCAGACTGTTCCTGTACCAACGATATGCATAGGATCGGGGCCCTACTGCGATGGGCAAGTCCTAGTATTCCATGACCTCCTGGGTTTCTCACCCTATGAGCCGCCTCCATTCGCAAAGAATTACGCGAATTTATATGATATTGTGAGAAAAGGTATTATCCAGTATGCAAAGGATGTAAGAGAATTAAAGTTCCCGGGTCCTGAACACTATTTCGACTAG